In one Candidatus Eremiobacterota bacterium genomic region, the following are encoded:
- a CDS encoding class I SAM-dependent methyltransferase: MSQKIKAADTAEPEMTFAGKVKKSFRQTFFVPWLKARAKRLGTHIIDSTENCSSLLDFGCGDAILTEFLHSKSSKEVVGVDTVDTNLSRIPVVIYDGERLPFADKHFDAALVAYALHHCQNVGGILNELKRVTRKKIIIIEEIYRSRFSQKLLHFHDYGNRLLSSKMDIPLNFHTMDRWTELFRNMDFLIHKTFRIYQYPLFNITHQVLFELHLDDEIAA, encoded by the coding sequence TTGTCGCAGAAGATCAAAGCAGCCGATACCGCCGAACCCGAGATGACCTTTGCAGGCAAAGTGAAAAAGTCCTTCAGGCAGACTTTTTTTGTTCCCTGGCTGAAAGCCCGCGCGAAGCGCCTGGGCACCCACATCATCGACTCAACGGAGAACTGCTCATCGCTCCTTGATTTTGGCTGCGGCGACGCCATACTCACGGAGTTCCTCCACAGCAAGTCGAGCAAAGAAGTGGTGGGCGTTGACACTGTCGATACGAACCTGTCCCGCATCCCCGTGGTGATCTATGATGGTGAGCGCCTCCCCTTCGCAGACAAGCACTTCGATGCCGCCCTTGTGGCCTATGCGCTGCACCACTGCCAGAACGTGGGGGGCATACTCAATGAGCTGAAGAGAGTCACCAGAAAAAAGATAATCATTATCGAGGAGATTTACCGGAGCCGCTTCAGCCAGAAGCTTCTCCACTTTCATGATTACGGCAACAGGTTGCTTTCGTCCAAGATGGACATCCCCCTGAACTTCCACACGATGGACCGGTGGACGGAGCTCTTCAGGAACATGGATTTCCTGATACACAAGACCTTCAGGATTTACCAGTATCCTCTCTTCAACATCACCCACCAGGTCCTTTTTGAGCTTCACCTCGATGACGAGATCGCTGCCTAG
- a CDS encoding inorganic diphosphatase, producing the protein MKEKKCRIRRRKVLPLLPAATVLITAVIIVLSIVWPAEGEAAVNPLHDVDPGDRSPDVFNVIIEIPKGSKNKYEVDEKTGLLRVDRVLYSSVVFPANYGFIPRTLCDDGDPLDVLVLGQEPVYPLTIVEAKAIGSMHMIDGGKADDKIIAVHVNDPEYAHYKDISQLPGHKLREIRRFFEDYKALESKKTTVESFQGPVEATGIVRKAIERYRSRRKT; encoded by the coding sequence ATGAAAGAAAAAAAATGCCGGATAAGAAGGCGCAAAGTACTCCCTCTGCTTCCGGCTGCCACTGTTCTTATCACGGCGGTGATCATAGTATTGTCGATTGTCTGGCCCGCTGAAGGAGAGGCAGCGGTAAATCCGCTCCATGATGTGGACCCCGGTGACAGAAGCCCCGATGTTTTCAACGTGATCATAGAGATTCCCAAGGGCTCCAAGAACAAGTACGAAGTGGACGAAAAGACGGGACTGCTGCGCGTTGACAGGGTCCTCTACTCTTCAGTCGTCTTCCCCGCGAACTACGGCTTCATTCCAAGGACTCTGTGCGATGACGGCGATCCTCTTGATGTGCTGGTGCTGGGCCAGGAGCCCGTATATCCCCTCACTATCGTCGAAGCGAAGGCTATCGGCTCAATGCACATGATAGACGGGGGCAAGGCCGATGATAAAATCATCGCGGTCCATGTCAACGATCCGGAGTATGCCCACTATAAGGATATCTCGCAGCTCCCCGGGCACAAACTCAGGGAGATAAGGAGGTTCTTCGAGGACTACAAGGCGCTTGAGTCCAAGAAGACCACGGTGGAGTCCTTCCAGGGCCCCGTCGAGGCGACGGGCATCGTGAGGAAGGCAATAGAGCGCTACAGGAGCAGGCGGAAGACCTGA
- a CDS encoding radical SAM protein, giving the protein MSTKKTTKHSKAARLSKAAKAGKAAEGSKAIKAAGTPVQGKAAEGAKAQKGTKVRKAAVAEKSPVKAAAEEKAPKKPQAEKTSKRKHSYMPLDFLMRLTRTPYILTRTLKGLIRKHLTVKFDYNFLDGKSLPLTQISIKITNLCNLRCKMCGQWGEKGYNLAKPNTELKEVVPLETYKRMVDEVAHLKPLIYIWGGEPFLYPDLIPLVRYMKEKDFVISLVTNGIKLKEYAEEIVKTRWEALMLSLDGTKEIHNEIRGSKDCFDTLARGIDAVQKEKKKRNSTLPYIMVLVTVSRDNAHILDKILAMGKEIQADCMIIYYSWFTSEEVGKAHTKVLRKYLGCTPTAWRGYVQDVHKIDLEALKECVAKIKSTRYPFPYLFIPDLPIDKIDQYYREPGNFFGYGKCVTPWLITELMPNGDVSPCRDYPDYIVGNIRDNSLLEIFNNEKYQKFRKALKEAGGVFPICARCCGLMGF; this is encoded by the coding sequence ATGAGCACAAAGAAAACGACAAAGCATTCAAAGGCCGCCAGGCTCTCAAAAGCTGCAAAGGCGGGAAAAGCCGCTGAAGGAAGCAAGGCTATCAAGGCCGCCGGGACCCCCGTGCAGGGAAAAGCCGCGGAAGGAGCAAAAGCCCAGAAGGGCACAAAGGTGAGAAAGGCTGCGGTTGCAGAGAAATCCCCCGTGAAGGCCGCGGCGGAGGAGAAGGCTCCAAAGAAGCCTCAGGCAGAAAAGACCAGCAAGAGAAAGCACAGCTACATGCCCCTTGATTTTCTCATGCGCCTCACAAGGACGCCCTATATTCTCACAAGGACGTTAAAAGGCCTTATCAGGAAGCATCTCACCGTAAAGTTTGACTATAATTTCCTCGACGGGAAAAGTCTTCCCCTCACGCAGATCAGCATCAAGATCACCAACCTGTGCAATCTCCGCTGCAAGATGTGCGGCCAGTGGGGAGAAAAAGGCTATAACCTTGCGAAGCCCAACACGGAGCTCAAGGAAGTCGTTCCCCTGGAGACCTACAAGCGGATGGTCGATGAAGTGGCACATCTGAAGCCGCTTATCTATATCTGGGGCGGAGAGCCCTTTCTCTACCCCGATCTCATTCCCCTGGTGCGCTACATGAAGGAGAAGGACTTTGTCATCTCCCTTGTCACCAACGGGATCAAGCTTAAGGAGTACGCCGAGGAGATTGTGAAGACAAGGTGGGAGGCCCTCATGCTCTCTCTTGACGGCACCAAGGAGATTCACAACGAGATAAGAGGCTCCAAGGACTGTTTTGACACTCTCGCGCGGGGCATCGACGCAGTGCAGAAAGAAAAAAAGAAGAGGAACAGCACCCTCCCTTACATAATGGTCCTTGTCACCGTGTCGCGGGACAATGCCCATATCCTTGACAAGATACTGGCCATGGGGAAAGAGATCCAGGCAGACTGCATGATCATATACTATTCGTGGTTTACCTCAGAGGAAGTGGGAAAGGCCCACACCAAGGTCCTCAGGAAGTACCTGGGCTGCACGCCGACGGCATGGCGCGGCTATGTTCAGGACGTGCATAAGATCGACCTGGAAGCTCTCAAGGAGTGCGTGGCAAAGATCAAGAGCACCAGGTACCCCTTCCCTTACCTTTTCATCCCCGACCTGCCCATTGACAAGATTGACCAGTATTACAGAGAGCCCGGCAATTTCTTCGGGTATGGCAAATGCGTGACGCCCTGGCTCATTACCGAGCTCATGCCCAACGGAGACGTATCGCCCTGCAGGGACTACCCCGACTATATCGTGGGAAACATAAGGGATAACAGCCTTCTGGAGATCTTTAACAACGAGAAGTACCAGAAATTCAGGAAAGCCCTCAAGGAGGCGGGGGGAGTCTTCCCGATCTGCGCGCGCTGCTGCGGCCTTATGGGTTTCTAG
- a CDS encoding DUF6364 family protein → MDSKLTLKLNKEAIKDAKDFARRNHISLSRMVEQFFLSLTEEPEGPPRHYTPLVRELSGIIQLEDNFDCRKEYREYLEEKYK, encoded by the coding sequence ATGGATAGCAAACTGACTCTGAAACTCAATAAAGAGGCGATCAAAGATGCCAAGGATTTCGCCAGGCGCAACCATATAAGCCTGTCAAGGATGGTTGAACAGTTCTTCCTCAGCCTCACGGAAGAGCCTGAAGGCCCCCCGAGGCACTATACACCCCTCGTGAGAGAGCTCTCCGGCATCATTCAGCTGGAAGATAATTTCGACTGCAGGAAAGAATACAGGGAATACCTCGAGGAGAAGTATAAGTGA
- a CDS encoding PQQ-binding-like beta-propeller repeat protein, giving the protein MHHLMIVLLLFLLSIPAGAADLPAPPFRKSWAYEVEKELGEQPGYFALSKGTLCFTAHRSFGAIDFSSGKILWKKSLKSQAVLAADCEDDRFYVALGKKASFSNEHQSGKEQIIAFDPRSGKELLDIPLDRIDCKPAIEAHILYCVFADNTMKAIDLNTQRTLWTTTVKDFDKREKNRYFRNEKSLKAEKAHLFIKDEYRLLCADCRTGTIQWKYDIKDFYWHYSTDEKGAHVYLALGEEVRSLNGRDGKLEWAVSIDSAVGGSPVPCGGLVILAGRDFTLYALKADNGKIKWTYELSKEAGPNISELFVENDTVIAAVNSKMLALTLSGEKLWEFDTEVYHLWVIMFVDDGFLFSSGHEILRYTMGTPPEIPSTAKERRILAEELVSRFDSLGKDEKCFLGKLGDEGFEALLPSVKERLQAFDRTPPKKTASWRDYYRNVDDRSEEYLRFERALGVLQNTMSSAHTPELFSFLSLARKDTAKYAILKVISTKGDEKLTIPFFLDVLRAGSKKDKKTFDYLYTTALYAVADSKSQAAVDYFIEELANPQSPIRHTAYLSLGSTGGERGARAILAARDTSLTIPTIESYAKFYELGPEVSRTETNIFDDRLAQVRKDRNGTKWGLAQSYVLGSLQDAWILKFDGKEWKEPLFTGKTIRELDMEKSDWISTLALNGDMRKDSDGDGWTDEVEKRLGTDPLNKDTDGDGLIDSADKNPLAAPRALSETEKVLRAAFEGRFCFSSGKGFRVPCLVKLPEGIEPLEFIGYDWIIIPEKKGEKSPLEKARAVVDRLGVLVVSFAMPPSDFDENIVRENKEGRFILWNKDRTEAKLLFSTHYGDLNASETEIHLKKFGDDWIVVKMRVIRVS; this is encoded by the coding sequence ATGCACCATTTGATGATTGTGCTGCTCCTTTTCCTGCTCTCGATTCCGGCTGGGGCAGCCGATCTGCCTGCGCCTCCCTTCAGGAAATCGTGGGCCTACGAAGTGGAGAAGGAGCTTGGCGAGCAGCCCGGGTACTTTGCGCTCAGCAAAGGAACATTGTGCTTTACTGCACACCGCTCCTTTGGTGCCATTGATTTTTCTTCCGGAAAGATCCTCTGGAAAAAATCCCTCAAGAGCCAGGCCGTGCTGGCTGCGGACTGCGAAGATGACAGATTTTATGTGGCGCTCGGGAAAAAGGCTTCTTTTTCCAATGAGCATCAGTCAGGGAAAGAGCAGATCATCGCCTTTGATCCCCGCTCCGGGAAAGAGTTATTGGACATTCCGCTTGACAGGATTGACTGTAAGCCCGCCATAGAGGCCCATATATTGTATTGCGTCTTTGCTGATAATACGATGAAAGCGATTGATCTGAACACGCAGAGGACACTCTGGACAACAACGGTTAAGGATTTCGATAAAAGAGAGAAGAATCGATACTTCAGAAATGAAAAAAGCCTCAAGGCAGAAAAGGCACATCTCTTCATCAAAGATGAATACAGGCTGTTATGCGCAGACTGCCGTACAGGCACTATTCAATGGAAGTATGATATCAAAGATTTCTATTGGCACTATTCAACGGATGAGAAGGGAGCGCATGTCTATCTCGCTCTCGGGGAAGAGGTGAGATCGCTCAATGGGCGGGATGGAAAGCTGGAATGGGCTGTCTCGATTGATAGTGCTGTTGGTGGATCCCCAGTTCCTTGTGGAGGCCTTGTAATTCTTGCAGGCCGTGATTTCACGCTCTATGCACTGAAGGCCGACAATGGGAAAATCAAATGGACCTATGAGCTTTCAAAGGAAGCAGGTCCGAATATTTCGGAGCTATTTGTCGAAAATGATACCGTTATTGCGGCAGTTAACAGCAAAATGCTCGCCCTTACCCTGTCAGGTGAGAAGCTCTGGGAGTTTGACACTGAAGTCTATCATCTCTGGGTCATTATGTTTGTGGATGATGGATTCCTCTTCTCATCGGGCCACGAAATCCTGCGATATACTATGGGCACACCGCCTGAAATCCCCTCCACTGCAAAGGAAAGACGAATCCTTGCCGAAGAGCTCGTATCCCGTTTTGACAGTCTGGGAAAAGATGAGAAGTGCTTCCTGGGCAAACTGGGTGATGAAGGCTTCGAGGCCCTTCTGCCATCGGTAAAAGAGCGATTGCAGGCATTCGACAGGACACCTCCGAAAAAGACGGCGTCTTGGAGAGATTATTACCGGAATGTCGATGACAGAAGCGAAGAATACCTTAGGTTTGAACGTGCCCTTGGTGTGCTTCAAAACACCATGAGCAGCGCGCATACGCCCGAGCTCTTTTCCTTTTTGTCGCTGGCACGGAAGGATACCGCAAAGTACGCGATATTGAAAGTCATCTCCACAAAGGGAGATGAGAAACTGACGATCCCGTTCTTCCTTGATGTGCTGAGGGCGGGCAGCAAAAAGGACAAAAAAACCTTCGATTATCTTTATACCACAGCTCTTTATGCCGTTGCCGATTCAAAGTCTCAGGCCGCCGTTGATTACTTCATTGAGGAGCTTGCCAACCCTCAATCTCCTATTCGGCACACCGCATATTTGAGCCTGGGGAGCACAGGGGGCGAGCGGGGAGCGCGGGCAATACTCGCCGCCAGAGACACCTCCCTCACGATTCCAACAATCGAGAGCTATGCAAAGTTCTATGAACTTGGTCCGGAGGTCAGCAGGACCGAAACCAATATTTTTGACGACCGATTGGCCCAGGTGAGAAAAGATCGCAATGGGACAAAGTGGGGGCTTGCGCAGTCATATGTTCTCGGCTCCCTGCAGGATGCCTGGATTTTGAAATTCGACGGCAAGGAGTGGAAGGAGCCGCTCTTCACCGGGAAGACAATCAGAGAGCTTGATATGGAAAAAAGCGATTGGATTTCCACGCTGGCTCTCAACGGCGACATGAGAAAAGACAGCGACGGCGACGGATGGACCGATGAAGTGGAGAAGCGCCTGGGCACCGATCCGCTCAATAAGGACACCGACGGGGACGGTCTCATTGACAGTGCCGATAAAAATCCCCTCGCTGCGCCGCGTGCTTTGAGCGAAACGGAAAAGGTGCTGAGAGCCGCCTTTGAGGGCAGGTTCTGCTTCTCATCAGGTAAAGGATTCAGGGTTCCCTGCCTGGTGAAGCTCCCCGAAGGCATTGAGCCGCTCGAATTCATCGGGTACGACTGGATCATAATCCCGGAAAAGAAGGGAGAGAAGAGCCCTCTCGAAAAGGCCAGGGCTGTCGTTGATCGCCTGGGAGTTTTGGTGGTGAGCTTTGCCATGCCCCCCAGTGATTTTGATGAAAATATCGTGCGTGAAAATAAAGAAGGCAGGTTCATTCTCTGGAACAAGGACAGAACTGAGGCGAAGCTTCTTTTCTCAACACATTATGGCGATCTCAACGCCTCGGAAACTGAGATCCATCTTAAAAAATTCGGCGACGACTGGATCGTGGTAAAAATGCGGGTTATCAGGGTTTCTTGA
- a CDS encoding glycosyltransferase family 2 protein produces MHKAVVIVLALVALSNLVLCARGLLYGLFIYRKFLVPRFREDYAPKVAVFVPCKGMEENLESYLEAIVMQDYSDYTVTFITESVDDAAVVPIRNVVAKNPHTSHVVAGLARTCCQKNHNLLQAIARDSSSEVFIFADADIRPGRQWIRDLVLPLSAADIPISTGFRWLTPPRFTFWGTIHSMLSAYICTLMSSSSGVWGGSMAIRRKEYDHYEVGKTWSVTVVDDISLTRIIIKNRVKRVFVPHCIATSTNVLETFSGDLEWFTRQLMFLKIYCRPLWVTAFLFTFVAAGLMVLSALLLTASLWAPPLREWAPLFGIFLVMMMGSLGLIKFNYRDNQSYLVWCLLTLPGEVMGALSLVKSLLTGDLIWRNIRYAMNRDGSVREVEFLGEGRKKEQGS; encoded by the coding sequence ATGCATAAGGCAGTAGTCATAGTCCTGGCCCTCGTGGCTCTTTCGAACCTGGTGCTCTGCGCACGGGGGCTTCTTTACGGTCTCTTCATTTACCGGAAGTTCCTGGTACCCCGCTTCCGGGAGGACTATGCTCCCAAGGTGGCGGTCTTCGTGCCCTGCAAGGGCATGGAGGAAAACCTCGAGAGCTACCTGGAGGCCATCGTGATGCAGGATTACTCCGACTATACCGTCACCTTCATCACCGAAAGCGTTGATGATGCCGCTGTCGTCCCCATCAGGAACGTGGTGGCGAAGAATCCCCATACCTCCCACGTCGTCGCCGGCCTTGCCCGGACCTGCTGCCAGAAGAACCACAACCTGCTCCAGGCCATCGCGAGGGACAGCTCAAGCGAGGTATTTATTTTTGCCGATGCCGATATCAGGCCCGGCAGGCAATGGATAAGGGACCTGGTCCTCCCCCTCTCTGCCGCGGACATCCCCATAAGCACAGGATTCCGCTGGCTCACGCCACCCCGCTTCACCTTCTGGGGGACCATCCACTCGATGCTGAGCGCCTACATCTGCACTCTCATGTCATCGTCATCGGGCGTCTGGGGAGGCTCAATGGCTATAAGGAGAAAGGAATACGACCATTATGAGGTGGGGAAGACCTGGTCCGTCACTGTGGTCGATGACATAAGCCTCACGCGGATAATAATCAAGAACAGGGTAAAAAGGGTCTTTGTGCCCCACTGCATCGCCACGAGCACCAATGTGCTGGAGACTTTCAGCGGCGACCTCGAGTGGTTCACCAGGCAGCTCATGTTTCTGAAGATCTACTGCCGCCCCCTCTGGGTCACGGCATTTCTCTTCACTTTTGTCGCCGCGGGTCTCATGGTGCTCTCGGCCTTGCTGCTGACAGCCTCTCTGTGGGCTCCCCCCTTGAGGGAATGGGCTCCCCTCTTCGGCATTTTTCTCGTGATGATGATGGGCTCCCTGGGCCTCATAAAATTCAATTATCGTGATAACCAGAGTTACCTCGTCTGGTGCCTTCTCACCCTGCCCGGCGAGGTTATGGGGGCCCTGAGCCTTGTGAAATCACTTCTCACCGGGGATCTCATATGGCGGAATATCCGCTACGCCATGAACCGCGACGGATCGGTGAGGGAAGTGGAGTTCCTGGGCGAGGGGAGGAAGAAGGAGCAGGGGAGTTGA
- a CDS encoding PIN domain-containing protein yields the protein MKKLFIDTDIIFDLLSAREPFYHASASLFSIVERREVKAFVSTLSISHLFYFLRKLKGSSEAIISLQKLKALVSLLPVDEKTIDLSLISDFPDFEDAIQYHSALAEDIDYFITRNIGHYKKSRIKVVTAEEFIRIWPSRIK from the coding sequence GTGAAGAAACTGTTCATCGACACGGACATCATCTTTGACCTTCTGAGCGCAAGAGAACCCTTTTATCATGCCTCTGCGAGCCTCTTCTCCATAGTCGAGAGAAGAGAGGTCAAAGCCTTCGTATCCACCCTTTCCATCTCTCATCTCTTCTATTTCCTGAGGAAGCTCAAAGGCTCCAGTGAAGCAATAATATCGCTCCAGAAGCTGAAAGCCCTTGTGTCCCTCCTCCCGGTAGATGAAAAAACGATAGACCTCTCGTTGATATCCGACTTTCCCGACTTTGAAGACGCCATCCAGTATCACTCAGCCCTGGCCGAAGACATTGATTATTTCATCACCCGAAACATCGGGCACTACAAGAAGAGCAGGATTAAGGTCGTCACGGCCGAAGAGTTCATCAGGATATGGCCTTCCCGCATCAAATAA